From one Trifolium pratense cultivar HEN17-A07 linkage group LG1, ARS_RC_1.1, whole genome shotgun sequence genomic stretch:
- the LOC123890628 gene encoding putative disease resistance protein At5g05400 yields MFDNIMKDVESEKKKLILNRDLVQEKLEATPKTEKVNNAVFEWLKESEKLVEEEENLKAITELEILDFDCSLAWIQWLLCADHKMRHRRYREMLDRLKALNSKCEFDPFSTTIPPLDYFSSGYFVPFESIKEASDRLLAALQESNCSTIGLYGKRGSGKTKLVKIVGEKAKYLNIFNEVAFATVSQNPNVRRIQDEIADSLNLKFTRNTLAGRARTISLELKSKDRVLVILDDVQARIELEDIIGIPGDRTKGCKVLLTTRRQRECALMDCKEEFSLGPLSDDETWTLLKNHSGIGDGSSPDILNVAHQVALECEGLPGTIKEVGSSLKSKHVKEWKASLDNLRHSMARWQIFISFRGEDTRFSFTGFLYEALLREGFKIFMDDGGGLDTGDQISPSLINAIEASRLSIVVLSENYASSSWCLDELAKILECKENKNQIVWPIFYKVDPSHIRHMRNGYGNAMTEHENIFGNEPERLQKWRSALFEVAGMSGKPYETNNGYEYKFIQKIVEHANNIKSRLYIRSMDMD; encoded by the exons ATGTTTGACAATATCATGAAAGATGTCGAAAGTGAAAAGAAGAAGTTGATTTTAAATCGAGATCTTGTGCAGGAAAAACTTGAAGCAACACCTAAAACTGAAAAGGTCAACAATGCTGTTTTTGAGTGGCTAAAAGAAAGTGAGAAACTCGTAGAAGAGGAGGAGAATCTTAAAGCAATAACAGAACTAGAGATTCTCGATTTTGATTGTTCATTAGCATGGATACAGTGGTTATTGTGTGCTGATCACAAGATGAGACATAGGAGGTACAGAGAAATGCTAGATAGATTAAAGGCACTGAATAGCAAGTGTGAATTTGATCCATTTTCCACAACAATTCCACCTCTAGACTACTTCTCTTCTGGATATTTTGTGCCTTTTGAGTCTATAAAAGAGGCTTCAGATAGACTTCTAGCGGCATTACAGGAGAGTAATTGTTCTACGATTGGATTGTATGGAAAAAGGGGCTCTGGTAAAACAAAACTGGTGAAAATAGTTGGCGAGAAAGCAaagtatttaaatatttttaatgaagtTGCATTTGCTACCGTGTCCCAAAACCCAAATGTTAGGAGGATTCAAGATGAAATTGCTGACTCTTTGAACCTGAAATTCACTAGAAACACTCTAGCTGGAAGAGCGAGAACAATATCTTTGGAATTAAAAAGTAAGGATCGAGTTCTTGTGATATTGGATGATGTTCAAGCCAGGATTGAACTAGAGGATATAATAGGTATTCCTGGTGATCGTACGAAAGGGTGCAAGGTTCTTCTGACCACACGCCGTCAAAGAGAATGTGCTTTGATGGATTGTAAAGAAGAGTTTTCACTAGGTCCCTTATCCGACGATGAAACTTGGACTTTGCTCAAAAACCATTCAGGCATAGGAGACGGGTCATCACCTGACATATTAAATGTGGCGCATCAAGTTGCTTTGGAATGTGAAGGGTTACCTGGTACAATTAAAGAAGTGGGATCTTCCTTAAAAAGTAAACATGTTAAGGAGTGGAAAGCATCATTAGACAATTTGAGACATTCAATGGCCCGATGGCAGATTTTTATCAGTTTTAGAGGAGAAGATACTCGCTTCTCTTTTACGGGTTTTCTCTATGAAGCACTACTTCGAGAAGGATTCAAAATATTTATGGATGATGGTGGAGGATTGGATACTGGAGACCAAATTTCACCCTCTcttattaatgcaattgaagcaTCAAGGCTTTCGATTGTTGTTTTATCCGAAAACTACGCTAGTTCCTCTTGGTGTCTTGATGAGCTTGCTAAGATTCTTGAGTGTAAGGAAAACAAGAATCAAATAGTTTGGCCTATCTTTTACAAAGTCGATCCATCACATATAAGGCATATGAGAAATGGTTATGGCAATGCGATGACTGAACATGAAAACATTTTTGGAAATGAGCCTGAGAGATTACAGAAATGGAGATCGGCTTTGTTTGAAGTTGCTGGTATGTCTGGAAAGCCTTATGAAACCAATAACGG GTACGAATATAAATTTATCCAAAAGATCGTGGAACATGCTAATAATATTAAAAGTCGATTGTATATACGAAGCATGGACATGGACTAG